A stretch of DNA from Mus musculus strain 129S6/SvEvTac chromosome 11 genomic contig, GRCm38.p6 alternate locus group 129S6/SvEvTac 129S6/SVEVTAC_MMCHR11_CTG1:
ACTGTTCCGAAGACTGTAGATGAGGGGGTTCAGCATGGGGGTGACGATAGTATAGAATGCTGACACTACCTTATCGTGGTTCGCTGACCTGGAGGATGTGGGCCTCATGTAGCTAAAAGTAGCCGCTCCATAAAAGAGGCCCACTACCGCCAAGTGCGAGGAGCAGGCGGCGAAGGCTTTCTTGCGGGCTTCTGTGGACCGCATTCGGAGGACAGCGGCCAGGATGAGACCATAGGACAtcaggatgagggagaaggggatcAGAAGCATCAACACACAGCAAATGTACATGAAAAACTCAAAGGCTGATGTGTCTCCGCAAGCCAAGCGCAATAACACAGGGGCCTCACAGAAGAAGTGATCTATTTCATTCCGGCTGCAAAACTGGAAGCTCAGGGTGGCAGCAGCTTGCATGGCTCCATCAGCTGCTCCCAGGAGCCAAGACGCCACGGTTAGTCTCAAACATAACTGCCAGCTCATGAGAACCGGATAGCGCAATGGGTGGCATatagccacatagcggtcataggacaTGGCTGCTAAGAGGAAGCACTCTCCACCTCCCAGCGTGAGGAAGAAGAAGATCTGGAAGCCACAGCCAGCGGCAGAGATGAACTTCTTACCCATTAAATAGCCAGCTGCCATTTGAGGCACTACCGTGGAGACCAGCATCATGTCCATGAGGGAGAGTTGGCTCAGGAgaaagtacatgggtgtgtggagcCGGCGGTCCTGGTGAATAAGGAGAAGCAGGAGGGCGTTGCCTACCACAGAG
This window harbors:
- the Olfr314 gene encoding olfactory receptor 314 (The RefSeq protein has 1 substitution compared to this genomic sequence), coding for MDRGNTTAGFVLLGLFNHTRAHLFLFVLVLTVAFNSVVGNALLLLLIHQDRRLHTPMYFLLSQLSLMDMMLVSTVVPQMAAGYLMGKKFISAAGCGFQIFFFLTLGGGECFLLAAMSYDRYVAICHPLRYPVLMSWQLCLRLTVASWLLGAADGAMQAAATLSFQFCSRNEIDHFFCEAPVLLRLACGDTSAFEFFMYICCVLMLLIPFSLILMSYGLILAAVLRMRSTEARKKAFATCSSHLAVVGLFYGAATFSYMRPTSSRSANHDKVVSAFYTIVTPMLNPLIYSLRNSEVKGSLRKCVTRCAALTSKDALAGLDLAGGTKGKGIQ